In Ferroplasma sp., a single window of DNA contains:
- a CDS encoding rubrerythrin, translating into MSVLGEKTEAGLKDLLTANAEDHMRLNAAASYFEKMGDYKTAKELKDKANVELGHFNAIFATLVKYEGINGLVNGMAKEETEQHVSEYTNVANAAKAEGHDDIEAMLCAFSEQEKGIAETLNRVGMQRMISDMAKEETEQHVSEYTNVANAAKAEGHDDIEAMLCAFSEQEKGIAETLNSAKKAF; encoded by the coding sequence ATGTCAGTGTTAGGTGAAAAGACAGAAGCTGGTCTTAAAGATCTCTTGACAGCCAATGCAGAAGACCATATGAGACTGAATGCAGCAGCCAGTTATTTCGAGAAGATGGGGGACTACAAAACAGCAAAGGAATTAAAGGACAAGGCAAATGTTGAGCTTGGGCATTTCAATGCAATTTTCGCAACCCTTGTAAAATACGAAGGCATAAACGGTCTGGTAAATGGCATGGCAAAGGAAGAAACAGAACAGCACGTTTCTGAGTACACAAACGTAGCCAATGCTGCAAAGGCAGAGGGCCACGATGACATAGAAGCAATGTTATGTGCATTTTCCGAGCAGGAGAAGGGCATAGCTGAAACTCTTAACAGGGTCGGTATGCAGAGAATGATCTCGGATATGGCAAAGGAAGAAACAGAACAGCACGTTTCTGAGTACACAAACGTAGCCAATGCTGCAAAGGCAGAGGGCCACGATGACATAGAAGCAATGTTATGTGCATTTTCCGAGCAGGAGAAGGGCATAGCTGAAACTCTTAACAGTGCCAAAAAAGCTTTCTAA
- a CDS encoding NUDIX hydrolase produces the protein MVRYPRVAVGGIILKDNKILLTLRRDEPDRYKWAIPGGKLELNETLEDGLKREINEELSLDVEVRDLAGISEIITEYFHYIILDYICIPVNGDIKPGSDALKAAYFDMQDLGDSVNKSTREFISKMINSVKPIHIIEKRC, from the coding sequence ATGGTAAGGTATCCTAGAGTCGCGGTTGGTGGGATTATCCTGAAGGATAATAAAATTCTTTTGACACTAAGGCGTGATGAACCTGACAGATATAAGTGGGCAATACCTGGTGGGAAACTTGAATTAAACGAAACGCTTGAAGATGGATTGAAACGGGAGATAAATGAGGAACTTTCACTGGATGTTGAGGTAAGGGATCTGGCCGGGATATCAGAGATTATTACAGAATATTTTCATTACATAATACTTGACTATATTTGCATCCCGGTGAATGGGGATATCAAACCTGGATCAGATGCACTTAAAGCTGCCTATTTTGATATGCAGGACCTGGGAGATTCTGTCAATAAAAGTACAAGGGAATTCATTTCCAAAATGATTAATTCTGTAAAACCCATACATATAATAGAAAAAAGATGTTGA
- the ppcA gene encoding phosphoenolpyruvate carboxylase, with translation MIPKTMSTQHPDNAKMPSWASGRSIISNEDEIEEAYIAYKYLGIQEVMWDAEGKDVDTHVIRKLFSKDREFFDKNVLGRDIFLTYRVPNPLIEGAERKILNETLSSIPLNYDVARRVYERDIAPVFEVILPFTTDYRSMLNVVKFYEKGIVDSENIKLYDDVRVQDITGKVMPEKINLIPLIEDRDSIFNIESIIGKYSEIIKPHYMRVFIARSDPAMNYGMIPATLLSKYAVSGMYRISEKTGMELYPIIGAGSSPFRGNLGPDNIKRALSEYDSYYTFSVQSAFRYDYSEVSVKEAVSMINAHKPVIPNLFDRDQEIIIKHIIDLYSSRFQKIIEGISKPINDITTYLPKRRTRKLHTGLFGYSRSTGSARLPRAIAFVGALYSLGIPPEILGASVLAGLPEEYHALLDQNYKNMYFDLRSSSRYFNYESLKYLTDIWGIDSDIIKMIREDIRYIESNVGVSTDSSYSVEKHNIFSTLLLLAFKNKKFDEVGRYAYEMALLRKFVG, from the coding sequence ATGATACCTAAGACTATGTCCACACAGCATCCCGACAATGCAAAGATGCCTTCATGGGCCAGTGGCAGGAGTATAATTTCAAACGAGGATGAAATAGAAGAGGCGTATATTGCATACAAGTACCTAGGAATACAGGAGGTTATGTGGGATGCTGAGGGCAAGGATGTTGACACGCATGTTATAAGAAAATTATTTTCGAAAGACAGAGAATTCTTTGATAAAAATGTTCTCGGGAGGGATATTTTCCTGACATACAGGGTTCCGAATCCACTCATTGAGGGGGCGGAAAGAAAAATACTGAACGAAACCCTCAGCAGCATACCTCTGAATTATGATGTGGCCAGGAGGGTGTACGAACGGGATATTGCACCTGTATTCGAGGTTATACTCCCATTCACCACAGATTACAGGAGTATGCTAAATGTGGTGAAATTCTATGAAAAAGGTATTGTGGATTCCGAGAATATTAAACTTTACGATGATGTGCGTGTTCAGGACATTACCGGAAAAGTAATGCCTGAGAAAATAAATCTGATACCCCTCATAGAAGACAGGGATTCTATATTTAACATTGAGTCTATAATTGGAAAATACAGTGAAATCATAAAACCCCATTATATGAGGGTCTTTATAGCAAGGTCAGATCCTGCCATGAACTATGGGATGATACCTGCAACATTGCTTTCAAAATATGCTGTATCTGGAATGTACAGAATTTCTGAGAAAACAGGAATGGAACTTTATCCAATTATCGGGGCAGGTTCCTCACCATTCAGAGGCAACCTGGGCCCTGACAACATTAAGAGGGCCCTGTCTGAATATGATTCATATTATACATTCTCTGTGCAGTCGGCCTTCAGGTATGACTATAGCGAAGTATCAGTTAAGGAGGCTGTTTCCATGATCAATGCCCATAAGCCTGTTATTCCTAATTTATTTGATAGGGATCAGGAAATAATTATAAAACATATAATAGACCTGTATTCTTCAAGATTTCAGAAAATAATAGAGGGAATATCAAAACCAATTAATGATATTACAACCTACCTCCCGAAAAGGAGAACAAGGAAATTACATACAGGGCTTTTCGGGTATTCACGAAGCACAGGAAGTGCCAGGCTCCCAAGGGCCATTGCATTTGTCGGCGCACTTTATTCATTGGGAATACCGCCGGAGATACTGGGAGCATCAGTGCTCGCGGGGTTGCCTGAGGAATACCACGCATTGCTGGACCAGAACTACAAAAATATGTATTTTGACCTACGCTCGAGCTCCAGATATTTCAATTATGAATCACTGAAATACCTAACAGATATCTGGGGCATTGACTCTGATATAATAAAAATGATAAGGGAGGACATCAGGTATATAGAAAGCAATGTAGGAGTATCCACAGACAGTTCATACAGTGTGGAAAAACATAACATATTTTCCACGTTGTTGCTTCTTGCATTCAAAAACAAAAAATTCGATGAGGTCGGGAGATATGCTTATGAAATGGCACTTCTTAGAAAATTTGTGGGATGA
- a CDS encoding ABC transporter ATP-binding protein: MLELRNISFKRGNLNIGPINFSLHPGEILTICGKNGSGKTSTLLALNREIKPESGEIAINGRCLKRLKSLEISRYTGYVQQELPEPLGLNVRDIMEINGFTRKYDYHDLYNSMEMCGVETFIDRDYSTLSGGEKRMVMISAVIYQNPEYIMLDEPSSFLDIDKINLLIKILKDLRSEGKGILLVLHDINLAYNISDSIILMKDGKIISSGTRDAAVTIKNLEAAYDAKFDSYMSPEGIRFYPLEFRETVKDIGNL, from the coding sequence ATGCTTGAACTCAGGAACATATCGTTCAAGAGAGGAAATTTGAATATAGGACCCATAAATTTTTCCCTACATCCAGGTGAGATCCTGACAATATGCGGCAAGAATGGTTCTGGAAAAACGTCAACGCTGCTGGCCCTTAACAGGGAGATAAAACCAGAGTCTGGAGAAATAGCAATAAATGGCAGGTGCCTGAAACGTCTCAAATCCCTGGAAATTTCAAGGTATACAGGTTACGTACAGCAGGAACTTCCAGAGCCATTGGGATTAAATGTTAGGGACATCATGGAAATAAACGGTTTCACAAGAAAATATGATTATCATGATCTGTATAATTCTATGGAAATGTGTGGTGTTGAAACCTTCATAGACCGTGATTATTCTACCCTGAGCGGCGGAGAAAAAAGGATGGTTATGATTTCTGCAGTCATATATCAGAATCCAGAATATATCATGCTGGATGAACCATCGTCTTTTCTTGATATTGATAAAATTAATCTGCTAATAAAGATACTTAAAGATTTAAGAAGCGAAGGGAAGGGCATACTGCTGGTCCTACATGACATAAACCTCGCATATAACATTTCTGATTCTATTATCCTTATGAAAGATGGCAAAATTATATCTTCCGGAACAAGGGATGCTGCAGTAACTATAAAAAATCTGGAAGCAGCATATGACGCGAAATTTGATAGTTATATGTCTCCAGAAGGTATCAGATTTTACCCCCTTGAGTTCAGGGAAACAGTTAAGGATATTGGAAATCTCTAA
- a CDS encoding iron ABC transporter permease codes for MKIIQGKIYFYFMVSILALLASFIISLDIGPVKIPIMDVIKSVLAQFGIYGHVKLSDYIIVTQLREPETIGAAAVGASLGVGGAVIQSIFRNPISEPYITGVSSGATLGAVLAIVFGLTIFGILTLPLLAFIFAIIVVGLVYAISIRNGRAPPLVLLLSGIAISLFVSSFVALLLYSRPKYINSLFFWLLGSLSGISWADDYIVAPLVIFTSVALFFMYRQLNALQLGDVYARSAGINVEKSKLVSMGLTTVSVAACVSISGLIGFVGLIFPHVSRMIYGGSNKYVIPSSAILGATFLIIANDIAHMIIIGEVIPVGIITGIIGVPFFMLLMTRISKRGYYNA; via the coding sequence TTGAAAATAATTCAGGGTAAAATTTACTTTTATTTCATGGTATCGATACTTGCACTTTTAGCATCTTTTATTATCTCACTTGATATCGGCCCAGTAAAAATACCTATTATGGATGTAATTAAATCTGTGCTTGCCCAGTTTGGCATCTATGGACATGTTAAATTATCGGATTATATCATTGTTACCCAGCTACGGGAGCCTGAAACTATAGGTGCCGCTGCTGTTGGAGCATCGCTGGGGGTAGGAGGTGCAGTGATACAGAGCATATTCAGGAACCCCATTTCTGAGCCATACATTACAGGGGTATCCAGCGGTGCAACCCTTGGAGCGGTGCTTGCTATTGTTTTCGGGCTGACTATTTTCGGGATACTTACACTTCCCCTGCTTGCTTTTATATTTGCCATTATTGTGGTTGGGCTTGTTTATGCCATTTCAATCAGAAATGGCAGGGCACCTCCACTGGTACTGCTACTTTCAGGCATAGCAATATCCTTATTTGTTTCATCATTTGTTGCGCTTCTTCTTTATTCGAGGCCAAAATACATAAATTCACTGTTTTTCTGGTTACTGGGTTCCCTGTCAGGTATATCATGGGCTGATGATTATATTGTGGCTCCCCTGGTAATTTTTACCTCAGTAGCCCTATTTTTTATGTACAGGCAGTTAAACGCATTGCAGCTGGGAGATGTATATGCCAGATCGGCCGGAATTAATGTGGAGAAATCGAAACTTGTCTCCATGGGATTAACCACTGTTTCTGTTGCAGCCTGTGTATCAATATCTGGACTCATAGGCTTTGTAGGGCTTATATTTCCGCATGTTTCAAGGATGATCTATGGAGGTTCAAATAAATATGTAATACCATCCTCAGCGATCCTTGGTGCGACGTTTTTAATCATTGCCAATGATATAGCACATATGATAATAATCGGTGAGGTAATCCCCGTTGGAATAATAACTGGAATAATTGGAGTTCCGTTTTTTATGCTTTTAATGACAAGAATTTCTAAGAGGGGGTACTACAATGCTTGA
- a CDS encoding ABC transporter substrate-binding protein — protein sequence MVASGIYVADVYGYHPAVKKGVELTVNSNVSGLHFNKIVSLDPSVTATLYAIGAIKDVKGVYAYPGLWPGSNITENITAVSAYPSMDVEEILNLSPQAVISFSDYKQSQINELLNAGIDYIFLSSGANTTFNVIEKQDTFLGEITGNLHNATLLNNWIATSLTDFKNVNVKNETAMYAMCIYDGKTYTAGNNTFISSMMKYSHLINIANGSSFYQISNEIIASKNISTLILGPSFNKTDLKYTPYNKTYAVAHNKYYKAFSYNIFAEPNFRDIYAIQWMISSAFNKNVTIPQFPFNLKASPEPGAVVNIENNSG from the coding sequence GTGGTCGCATCAGGCATTTATGTTGCAGATGTTTACGGGTACCATCCTGCAGTAAAAAAAGGCGTGGAACTGACGGTAAATTCAAATGTAAGTGGCCTGCATTTCAATAAAATTGTGTCGCTTGACCCCAGTGTAACAGCAACCCTCTACGCAATAGGCGCGATTAAAGATGTTAAAGGAGTATATGCATACCCTGGATTGTGGCCTGGCTCCAATATCACAGAGAATATAACGGCAGTGTCAGCGTATCCCAGCATGGATGTAGAGGAGATACTCAATTTAAGTCCACAGGCTGTAATATCATTTTCGGATTACAAACAATCGCAGATCAATGAATTACTGAATGCAGGAATAGATTACATATTTCTGTCATCAGGTGCAAATACAACATTTAACGTTATTGAAAAGCAGGATACATTTCTGGGAGAAATAACCGGGAACTTACATAATGCAACACTTCTGAATAACTGGATCGCCACTTCTCTGACAGACTTTAAAAATGTAAATGTTAAAAATGAAACGGCAATGTATGCTATGTGCATTTACGATGGTAAAACCTATACAGCAGGGAACAACACATTTATATCCTCCATGATGAAGTATTCACACCTTATAAATATTGCAAATGGATCCAGTTTTTACCAGATATCAAATGAAATCATTGCAAGTAAAAATATTTCCACACTGATACTGGGCCCATCATTTAATAAGACAGATCTAAAGTATACACCTTATAATAAAACCTATGCAGTTGCCCATAATAAGTACTATAAAGCTTTCAGCTATAACATATTTGCAGAGCCGAACTTCAGGGATATTTATGCAATCCAGTGGATGATTTCAAGTGCATTTAACAAGAATGTAACAATACCACAATTTCCATTTAACCTGAAGGCGAGTCCAGAGCCTGGGGCGGTGGTTAACATTGAAAATAATTCAGGGTAA
- a CDS encoding adenosylcobinamide amidohydrolase, translating to MRAKFSIYDRYYCIEFPQRARKYSSAPYQGGTGISYGYVNMHVENNYNSDVNEYIKSFLIKNNLSTELTVNMTSADIHNLRRSDIYVDSYSVDAFITAGFDNALSIGNKSGKPGTINICIVTDYPLTDSGAMNLYQTCIESKAQALNDMEIRDIRTGMLSPGTSTDTLSIFVLNKTRKYNYAGRLTEIGYSTSMLVYNNLLKFG from the coding sequence ATGAGGGCAAAATTCAGCATTTATGACAGATATTACTGCATAGAATTTCCTCAAAGGGCCAGAAAATACAGTTCTGCCCCTTACCAGGGAGGTACTGGAATATCTTACGGCTATGTAAACATGCATGTGGAAAATAACTATAATTCTGATGTAAATGAATACATAAAGTCATTTCTTATAAAAAACAATTTAAGCACTGAATTAACCGTGAACATGACCTCAGCAGATATACATAATCTCAGAAGAAGTGATATATATGTTGACAGTTATTCCGTTGATGCTTTTATAACGGCAGGATTTGATAATGCACTTTCCATAGGCAATAAATCAGGCAAACCCGGTACAATAAATATATGCATTGTCACTGATTATCCACTTACCGATTCCGGCGCAATGAATCTGTATCAGACATGCATAGAGTCAAAGGCACAGGCATTGAACGATATGGAAATAAGAGATATCAGGACCGGGATGCTGTCTCCTGGAACCTCTACAGATACCCTGAGTATTTTTGTCTTAAATAAGACTAGAAAGTATAATTATGCCGGTAGATTGACAGAAATAGGTTATTCAACATCCATGCTTGTTTATAATAACCTCTTGAAATTTGGATAA
- the gcvPA gene encoding aminomethyl-transferring glycine dehydrogenase subunit GcvPA — MTETDEILQYLNISSDEDLFADIPGRLRVSMDLGSPMDELSLINSISKTAGKNIPPEMNFLGNGIYDRFIPPLVDEIIGRNEFLTSYTPYQPEISQGILHSLFEYQSIISDLTEMDVTNSSMYDGFTSLAEAVRMAYRINGRNEVLVPENIYRSQLSIIENYVIGLNLRIIKYKFGNDGLIDMEDLKSKISDRTSSIVVANPNFFGLIDENSFHVSEIKKDALLITYYDPVSLGLIIPPGGYGTDIAVAEGQQLGIHMNYGGPLLGLFSFKKEYVHRSPGRLIGLSNDNAGRKAFVMTLQAREQHIRRSKAMSNICSNQALLAVASLAYLSIMGSDGLKKIALITMNKSKRMKSALSHAGVAPVFNGINFSDNLFYFDRQEKLAANNISGGIRLSDLSDYQGYKNSAFFSVTEKTADESIERLAGIIGE; from the coding sequence ATGACTGAAACTGATGAAATACTTCAATATCTTAATATCAGTAGCGATGAAGATCTTTTTGCCGATATACCAGGCAGGTTAAGGGTGTCAATGGACCTTGGATCTCCAATGGATGAACTTTCTTTAATTAATTCAATCTCAAAAACTGCAGGAAAAAACATACCCCCAGAAATGAATTTCCTGGGAAATGGAATATATGATAGATTCATTCCACCCCTGGTTGATGAAATAATAGGCAGAAATGAATTTCTTACATCTTACACCCCATATCAGCCAGAAATTTCTCAGGGTATACTGCATTCCCTATTTGAATACCAGAGCATTATTTCTGACCTCACGGAAATGGATGTTACGAACTCTTCCATGTATGATGGATTCACATCCCTTGCTGAGGCAGTCAGAATGGCATACAGGATAAATGGCAGAAACGAGGTGCTTGTTCCGGAGAACATCTACAGGAGCCAGTTAAGCATTATAGAGAATTATGTTATTGGCCTGAATTTGAGAATAATCAAATATAAATTCGGAAATGATGGGTTAATAGACATGGAAGACCTAAAATCAAAAATATCAGACCGTACCTCATCCATAGTGGTTGCAAATCCGAATTTTTTTGGGCTCATAGACGAAAATTCATTTCATGTCAGTGAAATCAAGAAAGATGCGCTGTTGATAACATATTATGACCCCGTTTCCCTGGGACTTATCATACCACCTGGTGGGTATGGAACCGATATTGCAGTTGCCGAGGGGCAGCAGCTCGGGATTCATATGAATTACGGCGGCCCTCTTCTGGGGCTATTCTCGTTCAAGAAGGAATATGTTCACCGGTCGCCCGGAAGGCTCATAGGCCTTTCAAACGATAATGCCGGAAGAAAGGCATTTGTTATGACACTCCAGGCAAGGGAACAGCATATAAGGCGTTCAAAGGCAATGAGTAACATATGCTCCAATCAGGCACTTCTGGCAGTGGCATCACTTGCATACCTTTCCATAATGGGATCTGATGGACTGAAAAAGATAGCCCTTATTACCATGAATAAGAGCAAAAGGATGAAAAGCGCCCTGAGCCATGCCGGAGTGGCACCTGTATTTAACGGGATCAATTTTTCTGATAATCTGTTCTATTTCGACAGGCAGGAAAAACTGGCTGCCAATAATATATCTGGAGGCATAAGGCTCTCTGACCTTTCAGATTACCAGGGTTATAAAAACTCAGCATTCTTTTCGGTTACGGAGAAAACGGCGGATGAGAGCATAGAAAGGCTTGCCGGGATAATAGGTGAATAA
- the gcvPB gene encoding aminomethyl-transferring glycine dehydrogenase subunit GcvPB, which produces MYKQAHYDEDFLNSFNTGNDFYMEDVEDTYPVSIKRKKLELPNVRSVDVSRHFTRLSEMNYSVDLGMYPLGSCTMKFNPKYADYVASFPQFQNVHPLESESRIQGTLEVMYRLQQLLVKISGMDFASLQPSAGAHGEFTGILIVRKFFEVKGELDKRDEIIIPDSAHGTNPASAAMAGFKVVEVPSNSKGLVDIDALKAAVTPRTAAFMITNPNTLGIFDDQIVEIADIIHKNGSLLYYDGANFNAILGITTPGIMGFDIVHFNLHKTFATPHGGGGPGAGPVAVKAYLKEYLPVPVVVMENGKYSLYYGLKNSIGKVSSYNGSYGVVLRAYAYALKNGNNLSLNARRAVMNSNYMARKLSASFEIPYKTLKKHEFVLSTARTGRRALDISKFILDYGIHSPTTYFPLIVKEAMMIEPTESVTKKDMDYYIDVMEKALEVPEDTLKSSPVNTSVGRIDEIAAARNLILKWPDPFENS; this is translated from the coding sequence ATGTATAAACAGGCACATTATGATGAGGATTTTTTGAATTCGTTCAACACAGGAAACGATTTTTATATGGAGGATGTGGAAGACACATACCCTGTTTCAATAAAGAGAAAAAAGCTTGAACTGCCCAATGTAAGAAGTGTTGACGTATCAAGGCATTTTACCAGGCTATCTGAAATGAACTACTCTGTAGACCTTGGTATGTACCCACTTGGTTCCTGCACAATGAAATTCAATCCGAAATATGCAGATTATGTTGCTTCCTTTCCGCAATTTCAGAATGTGCATCCACTGGAATCTGAATCGAGGATTCAGGGAACCCTCGAGGTTATGTACAGGCTACAGCAGCTGCTTGTTAAAATTTCTGGAATGGATTTCGCATCCCTTCAGCCTTCGGCCGGAGCACATGGGGAATTTACAGGCATATTAATAGTCAGAAAATTTTTTGAGGTTAAGGGTGAGCTTGATAAGAGAGATGAAATTATAATACCCGACTCTGCACATGGCACAAATCCTGCCTCAGCGGCAATGGCAGGCTTCAAGGTGGTTGAGGTCCCCTCCAATTCAAAGGGCCTTGTGGATATTGATGCCCTTAAGGCCGCTGTGACACCCAGAACTGCAGCTTTTATGATAACCAATCCCAACACCCTGGGAATTTTTGATGATCAGATAGTTGAAATCGCAGACATAATACATAAAAATGGTTCCCTGCTCTACTATGACGGGGCAAATTTCAATGCCATTCTTGGTATAACAACACCGGGTATAATGGGTTTCGACATTGTGCACTTCAATTTGCACAAAACCTTTGCAACCCCACATGGAGGCGGCGGTCCGGGTGCCGGTCCAGTGGCAGTGAAAGCCTATCTGAAGGAATATCTCCCGGTTCCCGTTGTTGTAATGGAAAACGGCAAATATTCACTTTATTATGGCCTAAAAAACAGCATTGGGAAGGTATCATCGTACAATGGATCATATGGGGTGGTCTTGAGGGCATATGCATACGCCCTGAAAAATGGGAATAATCTCAGCCTAAATGCAAGAAGGGCGGTAATGAATTCAAATTATATGGCAAGGAAACTGTCAGCATCTTTCGAGATCCCATATAAAACACTGAAAAAACACGAGTTCGTATTATCCACAGCCAGAACCGGCAGGAGGGCCCTTGACATATCCAAGTTTATACTGGATTACGGTATACATTCTCCAACAACGTACTTTCCACTTATAGTGAAGGAGGCCATGATGATTGAGCCCACAGAATCCGTAACCAAGAAGGATATGGATTACTATATAGACGTAATGGAGAAAGCTCTGGAGGTACCTGAGGACACGCTGAAGTCATCTCCTGTAAATACATCTGTGGGGCGGATAGACGAAATTGCTGCCGCAAGAAACCTCATACTAAAATGGCCCGACCCATTTGAAAACTCTTAA
- a CDS encoding replication protein A, with product MKLDEIHGETPNLELRVKILSLSKRETTTSRGETVYYYGLVGDETGVLPYTAWEFPAPIKAGDVVQIRYARSRVYNERIRLYFDSKTEILLKPGEDIEVKRTYKETKLMDLSLKNPFVTVTGKISNMTGKEYSKAGNTFTIYNGFIEDDTSRVRISSFGQPLENGKIYRIVGARVSEFNKQLEVSIGDKTEVYPENEDMDFERYYKLFEVDNPAGGITILGFIITLGTKSGIIKRCSECNKPLSTGVCPDHPDKPTKLDIFSYFTLDDGTRYIQCIAGKKAVMPFLGIKEEDLPRVAGDIYRMLEDRLYGHAVRVNADFIKNDDDLSLRVNAINAITREDIEKDIKVSQ from the coding sequence ATGAAATTAGATGAAATACATGGAGAAACCCCCAATTTAGAACTCAGAGTTAAAATACTTTCACTGTCTAAAAGGGAAACAACAACATCCCGTGGTGAAACCGTTTATTATTATGGCCTTGTGGGGGACGAGACGGGGGTGCTTCCGTATACTGCATGGGAGTTCCCGGCACCTATTAAGGCCGGAGATGTTGTACAGATAAGATATGCAAGATCCAGGGTTTACAATGAGAGGATAAGGTTATATTTTGATTCTAAGACAGAGATACTGCTTAAGCCCGGGGAGGATATTGAGGTAAAAAGGACATACAAAGAGACAAAATTAATGGATCTTTCCCTGAAAAATCCCTTTGTTACCGTAACAGGAAAGATAAGTAACATGACGGGCAAGGAATACAGCAAGGCTGGAAATACATTTACAATATATAATGGATTTATAGAGGATGATACCTCCCGTGTCAGAATTTCATCCTTCGGGCAGCCGCTGGAAAACGGCAAAATTTACAGGATCGTAGGTGCACGTGTCTCTGAATTCAACAAACAGCTCGAAGTCTCAATAGGGGACAAGACGGAGGTTTATCCTGAAAATGAGGACATGGATTTTGAAAGATATTATAAATTATTTGAGGTTGACAATCCTGCAGGGGGCATAACAATACTGGGATTCATAATAACACTGGGCACAAAAAGCGGAATAATAAAACGCTGCAGTGAGTGCAATAAGCCATTAAGTACCGGGGTCTGCCCTGATCATCCAGATAAGCCAACAAAACTGGACATATTTTCATATTTCACCCTAGATGACGGAACAAGGTATATACAGTGCATAGCCGGGAAAAAGGCAGTAATGCCATTTCTCGGAATAAAGGAGGAGGATCTTCCCAGAGTTGCTGGAGATATCTACAGGATGCTTGAGGACAGGCTATACGGGCATGCAGTCCGTGTCAATGCAGATTTTATTAAAAATGATGATGACCTGTCACTGAGGGTTAATGCCATAAATGCTATAACCAGGGAAGACATAGAAAAAGATATAAAGGTCAGTCAATAG
- a CDS encoding NfeD family protein, whose amino-acid sequence MIYSIITYAPVDYASAVPGSLIFAVILAIVAFIVIITFTVYYLYKIISSQRGRHYTGSESMTNSIGVASNKISKNGSGFITIDGVSWEVVNIGEEDIEKFDRVVVTGRSGLKLMVRKINK is encoded by the coding sequence ATGATATACAGCATTATAACTTATGCTCCAGTGGACTATGCCAGTGCAGTACCTGGCAGCCTTATATTCGCGGTAATTTTGGCCATTGTGGCATTTATCGTAATAATCACATTTACCGTTTATTATCTTTATAAAATTATTTCATCTCAGCGTGGGAGGCATTATACCGGTTCAGAATCAATGACAAATTCCATAGGAGTTGCCAGCAATAAAATCAGTAAAAACGGCAGCGGGTTCATTACCATCGACGGTGTTTCATGGGAGGTTGTAAATATAGGGGAGGAAGATATCGAAAAATTTGACAGGGTTGTGGTAACAGGGCGCAGTGGCCTGAAATTAATGGTAAGGAAGATCAATAAATAA
- a CDS encoding DUF2175 family protein → MEYGCYVCNKIIKTGEKFTFTKEGPVHMDCFVAAERKKVPEGKAEYLRNLSMILDYELTMLVSLLSLKSEDKETSELIRRRINAIEKQAGETTGLIYNL, encoded by the coding sequence ATGGAATACGGATGTTATGTATGCAACAAAATAATAAAGACAGGTGAGAAATTTACCTTCACCAAGGAAGGGCCGGTACATATGGATTGCTTTGTGGCTGCAGAGAGAAAGAAGGTGCCAGAGGGAAAGGCTGAATATCTCAGAAACCTTAGCATGATACTTGATTATGAATTAACCATGCTTGTAAGCCTTCTAAGCCTGAAATCAGAAGATAAAGAAACATCTGAATTGATAAGGCGTAGAATAAATGCAATAGAAAAACAGGCCGGGGAAACAACCGGGCTTATTTATAATTTATAA
- a CDS encoding 30S ribosomal protein S27ae, whose protein sequence is MEKRELYAVEEGKIVRKRRTCPRCGAGVYLAEHSDRYTCGKCGYTEFKKKK, encoded by the coding sequence ATGGAAAAGAGAGAATTGTACGCAGTTGAAGAAGGAAAGATAGTAAGAAAAAGAAGAACATGCCCCAGATGCGGTGCAGGTGTTTATCTTGCAGAGCACTCAGACCGCTATACATGTGGAAAGTGTGGCTATACTGAATTCAAAAAGAAAAAATAA